From Flavobacterium alkalisoli, the proteins below share one genomic window:
- a CDS encoding vWA domain-containing protein yields the protein MKDVTFLHPAFFWLFTLLPLAIGWYIWKRRQQTATLKISSLNGFKVKPSLLAKLKPVLFAFRLLALSAMIVALARPRSVDVDSKTKTTRGIDIVMAIDVSGSMLAKDLKPNRLEALKTVAEKFVDERPNDRIGIVVYAAESYTKTPVTSDKELVKNAIKSVNYDDSVLQDGTGIGVGLATAVNRLKESKAKSRVIILLTDGVNNSGFIDPRMAADIAKEYGIKVYTIGLGTNGMAQMPYARRANGEWVYQTMKVEIDEALMKEIAKKTDGQYFRANSNSKLESIYQEINKLETTEIKELKYYNYTEKYRPYLWFAFGLLLVEVVIRKTVYRSFI from the coding sequence ATGAAAGACGTAACATTTTTACATCCGGCATTCTTTTGGCTGTTCACATTACTGCCTCTGGCAATAGGCTGGTATATATGGAAAAGAAGACAACAAACGGCAACGTTAAAAATAAGTTCGTTAAACGGGTTTAAGGTTAAGCCGTCACTATTGGCAAAATTAAAACCGGTACTGTTTGCATTCCGGTTACTGGCATTGAGCGCCATGATAGTGGCACTGGCAAGGCCCAGAAGTGTGGATGTTGACAGCAAGACAAAAACCACTCGTGGTATAGATATCGTTATGGCGATAGACGTATCAGGAAGTATGCTTGCAAAAGACCTGAAACCCAACAGGCTTGAGGCACTTAAAACTGTAGCCGAAAAGTTTGTTGACGAAAGGCCCAATGACCGTATAGGTATAGTGGTATATGCTGCCGAAAGTTATACTAAAACCCCTGTTACCAGCGATAAGGAACTGGTTAAAAATGCAATTAAATCGGTTAATTATGACGATTCTGTATTGCAGGACGGTACAGGTATAGGTGTAGGGCTTGCCACGGCTGTAAACAGGCTTAAGGAAAGTAAGGCAAAAAGCCGCGTAATAATTCTGCTTACAGATGGTGTAAACAACTCCGGATTTATAGACCCGAGGATGGCTGCCGATATTGCTAAAGAATACGGAATTAAGGTGTACACCATTGGGTTAGGTACTAACGGCATGGCACAAATGCCTTATGCAAGGAGGGCAAACGGTGAGTGGGTTTATCAAACCATGAAAGTGGAAATTGATGAGGCACTTATGAAAGAGATTGCCAAGAAAACAGACGGACAGTATTTCAGGGCAAATTCCAACAGTAAGCTGGAATCTATTTACCAGGAAATAAACAAGCTTGAAACAACCGAGATAAAAGAGCTTAAGTATTATAACTATACCGAGAAATACAGGCCATACCTTTGGTTTGCTTTCGGGCTGTTATTAGTTGAGGTTGTGATTAGAAAAACGGTTTACAGAAGTTTTATTTAA